From Staphylothermus hellenicus DSM 12710, a single genomic window includes:
- a CDS encoding RibD family protein, which translates to MERPYILVFSTISVDGGLSVKGKRYRLSSDRDIYRLHYFRSIVDAVMVGANTVIIDDPLLTVRLPDYKGKQPYRVVVDGKLRVMPELRVFDTRHAPTILITSINNKDREMIRRFLSRGVRILFVDTDKYDPSKIDLRKAVEKLYREFSIRKILVEGGGQLIASLFKNRLIDELYLSISPLIIGLNKTSLIEDFLDSPVRLVLKNIFVDHITGEIIVNYKPFYEDH; encoded by the coding sequence ATGGAGAGACCATATATACTAGTGTTTTCAACGATTAGTGTTGACGGAGGATTATCTGTTAAAGGTAAAAGATACAGGCTGAGCAGTGATAGGGATATTTATAGACTGCATTATTTTAGATCAATTGTAGACGCTGTAATGGTTGGTGCTAATACTGTAATAATAGATGATCCATTGCTAACTGTGCGTTTACCCGACTATAAGGGTAAGCAACCATATAGAGTAGTTGTTGATGGTAAGCTAAGGGTTATGCCTGAGCTTAGAGTATTTGATACAAGACATGCTCCAACAATACTTATCACAAGCATCAATAATAAGGATAGAGAGATGATTAGGAGGTTTCTATCAAGGGGTGTGAGGATATTATTTGTTGACACAGATAAATATGATCCCTCAAAAATTGATCTTAGAAAAGCTGTTGAAAAATTATATCGCGAATTTTCTATTAGGAAAATACTTGTTGAGGGCGGGGGACAATTAATAGCTTCTCTATTCAAAAACAGATTAATCGACGAATTATATTTATCGATCTCTCCATTAATTATTGGATTAAACAAGACCTCGTTGATTGAAGATTTCCTTGATTCTCCGGTAAGGCTTGTTCTTAAAAACATATTTGTAGACCATATAACAGGAGAGATAATTGTTAATTATAAACCATTCTATGAAGATCATTGA
- a CDS encoding secondary thiamine-phosphate synthase enzyme YjbQ, with amino-acid sequence MKVYTREIVLSTNKKFQLVDITYEVEKIVEDSGVKNGIALVFAPHATAAIIANEHESGLMEDIITKIKELTEPGSSKWKHNLIDDNAHAHLGSALIGADRVFPVINGRLVRGTWQNIFLVEMDGPRSRRHVIVTVIGE; translated from the coding sequence TTGAAAGTTTATACACGTGAAATAGTTCTATCAACAAATAAGAAGTTCCAACTAGTAGATATTACTTATGAAGTTGAGAAAATCGTTGAAGATAGTGGTGTTAAGAACGGAATTGCCCTTGTTTTCGCACCCCACGCTACAGCGGCAATTATAGCTAATGAGCATGAATCAGGTTTGATGGAGGATATAATTACTAAGATCAAAGAGTTAACAGAGCCTGGTAGTTCTAAGTGGAAACATAATCTCATAGATGATAATGCTCATGCTCACTTAGGCTCTGCCCTGATTGGGGCGGATCGGGTTTTTCCAGTTATTAATGGTAGGCTGGTTAGGGGGACTTGGCAGAATATTTTTCTCGTAGAAATGGATGGCCCTAGATCTCGTAGACACGTTATTGTAACTGTTATTGGTGAGTAA
- a CDS encoding nicotinate phosphoribosyltransferase, translated as MRLYVASEKEIVDGAVSDIYFVRTTRILREKGVRRKVRMEYHTTSLPKGYEWAVYAGLEEILYVLKDKPVTVYSLPEGTLFKPGEPLLIIEGYYDDIAVYETALLGIMRHYTSIATKAARMKRLAIDKTLLFFGLRALHPALAPMADRAAYIGGLDAVSGAISEKYLGLKPVGTMPHALIIVFGDQVKAWKAFDEVVEEGVPRIMLVDTFCDERMESLLAAKVLGKKLYGVRLDTPSSRRGNMRKIVEEVRWTLDIHGYKHVKIIVSGGIGEKELVELRDIVDSFGIGTSISFPKSIDISADIVEIYDNGEWIPVSKRGKLPGAKQLYRRRPGLNDYIGLLNRSTPPSPDYKPLLKKYIDNGELIEKLPSIQEIRNYVLEQLREVPEPEPV; from the coding sequence ATGAGACTATATGTTGCAAGTGAGAAGGAAATAGTAGATGGCGCTGTATCTGATATATATTTTGTTAGAACAACTAGGATTCTCAGGGAGAAAGGTGTTCGTAGAAAGGTTAGAATGGAATACCACACAACCAGTCTCCCCAAAGGATATGAGTGGGCGGTTTATGCGGGTCTAGAAGAGATCTTGTATGTTTTAAAAGATAAGCCTGTTACAGTATATAGTTTACCTGAAGGCACATTATTCAAGCCTGGAGAACCCCTCTTAATCATTGAGGGCTACTACGATGATATAGCAGTTTATGAAACGGCTCTCCTAGGAATTATGAGACACTATACTAGTATCGCTACTAAGGCTGCCCGTATGAAGAGATTAGCAATAGATAAAACATTATTATTCTTTGGATTAAGAGCTCTTCACCCAGCACTCGCACCCATGGCTGATCGAGCGGCATATATTGGAGGCTTAGATGCTGTATCTGGAGCTATAAGTGAGAAATATCTTGGATTAAAACCTGTTGGAACAATGCCTCACGCATTAATAATAGTATTCGGTGACCAAGTAAAGGCTTGGAAAGCATTTGACGAAGTTGTAGAGGAAGGTGTTCCCAGAATAATGCTTGTAGATACTTTCTGTGATGAAAGAATGGAGTCATTATTAGCGGCTAAAGTATTAGGTAAGAAACTATATGGTGTGAGACTAGACACGCCTAGTAGTAGAAGAGGAAATATGAGGAAAATTGTTGAAGAAGTAAGATGGACACTAGATATTCATGGCTATAAACACGTAAAAATAATTGTTAGCGGGGGTATAGGCGAGAAAGAACTTGTAGAATTGAGAGATATAGTTGATTCATTCGGTATAGGCACATCTATATCTTTCCCGAAGAGCATCGATATAAGTGCAGATATTGTTGAAATATATGATAATGGTGAATGGATCCCTGTATCGAAACGTGGAAAACTGCCGGGAGCTAAACAATTATATCGTAGAAGACCAGGCCTAAACGATTATATTGGATTACTAAATAGAAGCACTCCTCCCTCACCAGACTATAAACCATTACTTAAAAAATATATTGACAACGGTGAATTAATAGAGAAACTACCCAGTATTCAAGAAATAAGAAACTATGTACTAGAACAATTAAGGGAAGTGCCTGAACCAGAACCTGTGTAG
- a CDS encoding HAD family hydrolase translates to MVGEKLIIFDIDGVLIDSYSGIPIFYEKILPNMLGIDRDYSRFLLYMEYIYDQAGTLREEWWPKYFSINEETLTYLLARYWEIRTETSELEPGTRSVLKNLKSRGWIIGSVSYRDDIYGLKLWRIKNAGLHDLFEDIIVVGEDAPSRIEGIRILARKYKPKTIVYVDDKIQNLYRILGKLENIVLVWYRYSWINGVLEKHVSSSRIHVIHNMYELEKLLDEIS, encoded by the coding sequence ATGGTTGGAGAGAAGCTGATTATATTTGATATAGATGGTGTATTAATAGATAGTTATTCGGGGATTCCCATATTTTATGAGAAGATACTTCCAAACATGCTTGGTATAGATAGGGATTACTCTCGTTTTCTCCTATATATGGAATATATATATGATCAAGCAGGCACGTTGCGTGAAGAGTGGTGGCCTAAATATTTTAGTATTAATGAAGAAACGCTTACCTATCTCCTAGCTAGGTATTGGGAGATAAGAACTGAGACAAGCGAGTTGGAACCAGGAACTAGAAGTGTCCTGAAGAACTTGAAGAGTAGAGGATGGATTATTGGAAGCGTAAGTTATAGAGACGATATCTATGGATTGAAACTATGGAGAATAAAGAATGCGGGACTACATGATCTTTTCGAAGACATAATAGTTGTTGGGGAAGATGCGCCGTCGAGAATAGAGGGTATCAGGATCCTAGCTAGGAAATATAAGCCAAAAACAATTGTATATGTAGATGATAAAATCCAAAATCTATATAGGATCTTGGGGAAGCTGGAAAACATAGTATTGGTATGGTATAGGTATTCATGGATCAATGGTGTCCTAGAAAAACATGTTAGTTCCTCCAGGATCCATGTGATTCATAACATGTATGAGCTAGAAAAATTATTGGATGAAATTAGCTGA
- a CDS encoding MoaD/ThiS family protein produces the protein MVTVKLRAFSIFSDIFGKEEILNIDGKISVKDLVDYLKKNNKLFEETIKQIPVIILVNGKSVNEEYVLKENDEVAIIPPASGG, from the coding sequence ATGGTTACAGTTAAGCTAAGAGCTTTCTCAATATTCAGCGATATCTTTGGGAAAGAAGAAATTCTGAACATAGATGGTAAGATAAGTGTTAAGGATCTTGTGGATTATCTTAAGAAGAACAATAAATTATTTGAAGAAACCATTAAACAAATCCCAGTAATTATTTTAGTTAATGGCAAGTCTGTAAATGAAGAATATGTGTTGAAGGAGAATGATGAAGTAGCAATAATACCTCCCGCATCCGGTGGGTAA
- a CDS encoding molybdenum cofactor biosynthesis protein MoaE, protein MPYIRVGLTESIIDVDSIVNELIEHTKGLGGAIVSFIGYVKGIVDDHRVYELQYTAYQPYTEEVMEKIVVEEVRRNNLLGAIVIHRIGNLKPGDPTIYIFVSANTRKEAFKGASEILERIKHEAPIFKLEKRDDGEYWVIGDGRRVARRRAKNT, encoded by the coding sequence ATGCCATATATACGTGTTGGATTAACAGAGTCAATAATAGATGTGGATTCAATAGTTAATGAGCTAATAGAGCATACAAAAGGTCTTGGAGGTGCTATAGTTTCATTTATTGGATATGTTAAAGGCATAGTTGATGATCATAGAGTTTACGAACTACAATATACTGCTTATCAACCATATACGGAGGAGGTTATGGAGAAGATAGTTGTGGAAGAAGTTCGTAGAAACAATTTATTGGGTGCTATAGTTATTCATAGAATAGGTAATCTAAAACCAGGAGATCCAACAATCTATATCTTTGTATCAGCTAATACTAGGAAAGAAGCTTTCAAAGGAGCATCAGAGATTCTGGAAAGAATAAAACATGAAGCACCGATCTTCAAGCTTGAAAAAAGAGATGATGGCGAATACTGGGTCATCGGTGATGGTAGAAGAGTTGCTAGGAGAAGAGCCAAGAATACTTGA
- a CDS encoding metallophosphoesterase family protein: MVSKILAISNINGREDLIPYIVYLASTEKIDIVLFCGNIVSPLIIEEISKRIKGRVLGVAGNLDDPSVIKMLKSINGFIDGRIVEVYGLNIGGVGFNPELSVNRLLRENKDLDILVSFYPSIKASINNGVGMIDRLIKTLHPQIVVFGRGYRKCLVNDKYVFPGEGHKGFYALIKLGKKDYEAKIYCRHFQDVVMDNY, encoded by the coding sequence ATGGTATCAAAAATACTAGCTATTTCAAATATTAATGGTAGAGAAGATCTTATCCCATACATTGTTTACCTTGCTAGTACCGAAAAAATCGATATAGTATTGTTTTGTGGAAACATTGTTTCTCCACTAATTATAGAGGAGATAAGTAAAAGAATAAAGGGCCGCGTACTCGGAGTTGCGGGTAATCTTGATGATCCCTCCGTGATAAAAATGTTGAAATCTATTAATGGATTTATTGATGGAAGAATAGTTGAGGTATATGGATTAAATATTGGTGGGGTAGGGTTTAATCCAGAGCTATCAGTTAATAGGTTGTTAAGGGAAAATAAGGATTTAGATATACTTGTTTCTTTTTATCCAAGCATAAAAGCTTCTATTAACAACGGTGTTGGCATGATTGATCGCTTGATTAAAACATTACATCCTCAAATAGTAGTTTTTGGTAGAGGATATAGGAAATGCTTAGTTAATGACAAATATGTTTTTCCAGGCGAAGGCCATAAAGGCTTTTACGCATTGATCAAGCTTGGAAAAAAAGATTATGAAGCTAAAATATACTGTCGTCATTTTCAAGATGTTGTTATGGATAATTATTAA
- a CDS encoding TIM barrel protein, translating to MILFDWGTYNALNTLTKAAVLGMRLTEIPPRDFSRKTRGLDYFEAYRDFATKAFTTIIAHGPYYNLVSDHPEIAKRILKAMRAAVKKAAMAGASIFNVHLGWRVFMDDRDLEAVADMVKKMLEVAPENMYISLETTYTRRQIGSLDEIKSIIEMVGSDRVIPSVQLENMFMYETRIDQHGNFIQADKQVNKDFWLNVLRKTLEISKGYLSLRFSQVTGVYFGRRLLKKRTPLGKGYPSIQPLAEALAQFMVREVRDKGLSLKMHIIYTGPPETKYEDTIDLYASIMRRVVQYI from the coding sequence ATGATATTGTTTGATTGGGGAACATATAATGCATTAAACACTTTAACTAAAGCTGCAGTACTTGGAATGAGACTAACAGAAATACCTCCACGGGATTTTTCAAGGAAAACTAGGGGTTTAGACTATTTTGAAGCTTACCGTGATTTTGCAACTAAAGCATTTACAACAATCATTGCTCACGGTCCATACTATAATCTAGTTAGTGATCATCCTGAGATCGCTAAACGTATATTGAAAGCTATGAGAGCAGCTGTTAAAAAAGCAGCTATGGCAGGAGCTTCTATATTCAATGTTCATCTTGGTTGGAGGGTATTTATGGATGATAGAGATTTGGAAGCAGTGGCTGATATGGTTAAGAAAATGTTGGAGGTTGCTCCTGAAAACATGTATATTAGTTTAGAAACAACCTATACTCGGAGACAAATAGGGAGTCTAGATGAAATTAAGTCGATTATAGAGATGGTCGGTAGTGATAGGGTTATTCCAAGTGTTCAGCTAGAAAACATGTTCATGTATGAGACAAGAATTGATCAACATGGAAACTTTATTCAGGCTGATAAACAAGTCAACAAAGACTTCTGGCTCAATGTACTGAGAAAAACACTTGAAATTAGCAAGGGGTATTTAAGCCTTAGATTCAGCCAGGTAACCGGTGTCTATTTCGGGAGGAGACTGCTTAAAAAGAGAACCCCGCTAGGTAAAGGTTATCCAAGCATACAACCGTTAGCAGAGGCATTGGCTCAATTCATGGTTAGAGAAGTTAGAGATAAAGGATTATCCCTTAAAATGCACATAATATATACAGGTCCCCCGGAGACAAAATATGAGGATACAATAGATCTTTATGCATCGATTATGAGGAGAGTTGTTCAATACATATAA
- a CDS encoding DEAD/DEAH box helicase family protein yields the protein MTGFNLKVKPRDYQIEAAKWALSNKRSTIVMPTGSGKTLIAVLFSKELLEKKLANKVLVLEPTRILVEQTARYFEKTLGIKALSIHGRYPPEKRIELWRKAKVAAATPETALNDVKQVIQNNYDAIIVDECHHTTGKDAYAKFMKITEKVFKWRLGLSAHIPKSRRHEIERYIGKIRIWSWADERIRKYVPDWIGEIYEAELNDAEKQVLEGLEEARLEYTGKYRGLVNLAIRWFVRDGALALRESLEKETLLASILSHIKPMLENRKVRPLHKLDALKRVLNDHEGFNKAIIFVDRVIVAEYLGKKLMHYNPVIIVGKTRLGTDLREVLRRAHSSETRIVVSTSAGEEGIDLPEADLLIIWSNVASPLRFIQRHGRILRLTGKKGLKFVAYIATPDTPDMDSLLDALELARKNGVDVPIDEETLEALWRRTTRNRILSVLSGKPMPLEWISEITGMPRDLVEKAIKRLEDKGLVIYIYTFLGKTYALVDDLFILKENFEEYLTPDTSLAARIKPYVENKELRMVSGTYNQVITKLIRLLRRYGEFTRISASLQIPLETGALQQIMLHYTFRINNEEVLEAIIRNIYSASKYYRFITKTPWPSNNAEHYGES from the coding sequence TTGACTGGTTTTAATCTTAAAGTAAAGCCGAGAGACTATCAAATAGAAGCTGCTAAGTGGGCATTATCAAACAAAAGATCAACAATTGTTATGCCTACAGGATCAGGTAAAACATTGATAGCAGTTTTATTCAGCAAAGAGCTTTTGGAGAAGAAGCTTGCAAATAAAGTGCTCGTATTAGAACCGACAAGAATACTGGTAGAACAAACGGCTCGATACTTTGAAAAAACACTAGGTATTAAAGCACTATCTATACATGGACGGTATCCGCCGGAGAAAAGAATCGAATTGTGGAGAAAAGCCAAAGTTGCTGCTGCAACACCTGAAACAGCATTAAATGATGTAAAACAAGTTATCCAGAACAACTATGATGCAATAATTGTTGATGAATGCCATCACACAACCGGAAAAGATGCATATGCCAAATTCATGAAAATAACAGAAAAAGTTTTCAAGTGGAGACTAGGATTATCAGCTCATATCCCTAAATCACGCAGACATGAAATAGAAAGGTATATTGGAAAAATACGGATATGGAGCTGGGCTGATGAGAGAATAAGAAAGTATGTGCCTGATTGGATCGGTGAAATATATGAAGCAGAACTTAACGATGCTGAGAAACAAGTTCTAGAGGGGCTCGAGGAGGCAAGACTGGAATATACTGGTAAGTATAGAGGATTAGTAAATCTAGCTATTAGGTGGTTTGTAAGGGATGGAGCACTTGCTCTTAGGGAAAGCTTAGAGAAAGAAACACTGCTAGCGTCTATACTATCACATATTAAGCCCATGCTTGAAAACAGAAAGGTTAGGCCTTTACATAAACTAGATGCTTTGAAAAGGGTGCTAAATGATCATGAAGGCTTTAATAAAGCAATCATATTCGTTGATAGAGTTATTGTTGCTGAGTATCTTGGAAAGAAGCTAATGCATTATAATCCCGTAATTATCGTTGGTAAGACCAGGTTAGGAACGGATCTTAGAGAGGTATTGAGGAGAGCGCATAGTTCGGAAACAAGAATAGTAGTTTCTACAAGTGCTGGTGAAGAAGGAATAGATCTTCCAGAAGCAGATCTACTTATAATATGGAGTAATGTAGCTAGCCCGTTAAGGTTTATTCAAAGACATGGTAGAATATTAAGGCTAACAGGGAAGAAGGGATTAAAATTTGTGGCATACATTGCTACACCCGATACACCAGACATGGATAGTTTATTGGATGCATTAGAGCTTGCTAGAAAGAATGGTGTAGATGTTCCTATCGATGAAGAAACATTAGAGGCTCTTTGGAGAAGAACCACGAGAAATAGGATACTAAGTGTTTTATCCGGGAAACCAATGCCTCTTGAATGGATTAGTGAAATTACTGGTATGCCCAGAGACCTTGTTGAGAAAGCTATTAAGAGGTTGGAGGATAAGGGACTAGTTATATACATATATACCTTCCTAGGTAAAACCTATGCATTAGTAGATGACCTGTTTATTCTCAAAGAAAACTTTGAAGAATACTTAACCCCTGATACAAGCTTGGCAGCAAGAATTAAGCCATATGTGGAAAATAAGGAGTTAAGAATGGTTTCTGGCACTTATAACCAGGTTATAACAAAGCTTATTAGGCTTCTTAGAAGATACGGAGAATTCACAAGGATCTCGGCATCCCTACAAATACCCTTAGAAACAGGGGCTTTACAACAAATAATGCTTCACTATACTTTTCGGATCAATAATGAAGAAGTCCTTGAAGCTATAATAAGAAACATTTATTCAGCAAGCAAATACTATAGATTCATCACTAAGACACCCTGGCCTAGTAATAATGCTGAACATTATGGTGAATCATAA
- the acs gene encoding acetate--CoA ligase alpha subunit: protein MANNNSLKPLFEPRSIAVIGASRSPGKIGHTIMKNIIEYGYKGRIYPINPKADKILGYKAYKSVLEVPDEIDMAIIVVPEQIVLKVAEECGRKGVKVLVVIASGFSEVGNIEAERKLVEIARRYGMRVLGPNIFGITYTPAKLNATFGPKDVLEGPIAFITQSGALGIALMGWTIMEEIGISALVSMGNMADIDVIDVSKYLAGDPNTRVITIYLEGLKPGTGRKFIEEMKKVTAKKPVIVIKAGRSKRGAAAAASHTGSLAGSDNLYQAAFKQAGIIRAYTTEEMFDWARAFASQPLPRGEETIIITNGGGVGVLATDAAEEHNVKLLDPSPELKEKFKKAMPWFGSARNPVDLTGQAIVENYVEALRIAFESGEIHNIILLYCRTAILDPRDLAKAVIKLYEEYKETNYSKPLVAGFVGGEDVREAVRLLNKNGIPAYPSAERAVASIAKMIWYMRYLNKIKSRK from the coding sequence GTGGCAAACAATAATAGTTTGAAACCCTTGTTCGAGCCTAGAAGTATTGCGGTTATAGGGGCTAGTAGGAGTCCAGGCAAGATTGGTCACACTATTATGAAAAACATTATTGAATATGGCTATAAAGGTAGAATATACCCTATAAACCCTAAAGCTGACAAGATACTTGGCTATAAAGCATACAAGTCCGTTCTTGAAGTGCCCGACGAGATAGATATGGCAATAATAGTTGTTCCTGAACAAATTGTCCTGAAAGTTGCTGAGGAATGTGGTAGGAAAGGTGTAAAGGTACTAGTTGTTATCGCGTCTGGTTTTAGCGAAGTAGGAAATATTGAGGCTGAGAGAAAACTTGTCGAAATAGCACGTAGGTATGGTATGAGGGTTCTTGGACCAAATATTTTCGGAATAACATATACTCCTGCAAAATTGAATGCAACATTTGGTCCAAAAGATGTTCTCGAGGGTCCTATAGCATTCATTACGCAAAGCGGTGCTTTAGGAATAGCATTAATGGGATGGACGATAATGGAGGAGATAGGCATATCAGCTCTTGTCAGTATGGGTAATATGGCGGATATAGATGTAATAGATGTTTCCAAATATTTAGCCGGCGATCCAAATACTAGAGTCATAACAATTTATCTTGAAGGACTGAAACCTGGTACTGGTAGAAAATTCATTGAGGAAATGAAGAAAGTTACAGCGAAGAAACCGGTAATCGTAATTAAGGCTGGTAGGAGCAAACGCGGAGCAGCAGCTGCTGCAAGCCATACTGGGAGCCTGGCTGGAAGCGATAATTTATACCAAGCAGCATTCAAGCAAGCAGGAATAATTAGAGCATATACTACAGAGGAAATGTTTGATTGGGCTAGAGCATTTGCTTCACAACCATTACCTCGAGGCGAAGAAACAATTATTATTACGAATGGTGGAGGAGTAGGTGTTTTAGCAACTGATGCAGCCGAGGAACACAATGTTAAATTATTAGATCCCAGCCCTGAGCTTAAGGAGAAATTCAAGAAGGCTATGCCATGGTTTGGCAGTGCTAGGAACCCTGTTGATTTAACTGGTCAAGCTATTGTTGAAAACTATGTGGAAGCGTTAAGAATAGCGTTTGAATCCGGTGAAATCCATAATATCATATTGTTATATTGTAGAACAGCTATTCTCGATCCCAGAGACTTAGCGAAAGCCGTTATTAAACTATATGAAGAATACAAAGAAACCAATTATAGTAAACCATTGGTTGCAGGATTTGTCGGCGGAGAAGATGTTCGGGAAGCGGTCAGGTTGTTGAATAAGAATGGCATACCTGCTTATCCAAGTGCTGAGAGAGCTGTAGCTAGTATAGCTAAAATGATCTGGTATATGAGGTATCTTAATAAAATAAAGTCTAGGAAATAA
- the metG gene encoding methionine--tRNA ligase subunit beta, whose protein sequence is MSSSEVSYEEFMRIDLRVGFVKEAEKVKGSKKLLKLKVDLGKLGERQIIAGLGAWYSPDDLIGKYIVVVANLKPKRIFGLVSQGMLLAADSEDGVPVLLSVEKPVKPGTRIR, encoded by the coding sequence ATGTCTAGTAGTGAGGTTAGTTATGAAGAATTCATGCGTATAGATCTTAGAGTAGGATTTGTTAAGGAAGCTGAAAAAGTTAAGGGTAGCAAGAAACTATTAAAGTTGAAAGTAGATCTTGGAAAGCTAGGTGAGCGCCAAATAATAGCTGGTCTAGGTGCTTGGTATAGTCCAGATGATCTTATCGGTAAATATATTGTGGTGGTAGCTAATCTAAAGCCTAAGAGAATATTTGGATTAGTGAGTCAGGGAATGTTGTTGGCTGCTGATAGCGAGGATGGAGTCCCAGTTCTCTTAAGTGTTGAGAAACCGGTAAAGCCTGGAACTAGAATTAGGTAA
- a CDS encoding tRNA sulfurtransferase, producing the protein MVRYGSVTTRFMISRLRDSIVKVLNRNNYRYENVDVVGGSRVIVSGLNSSVAEEVADKLAKIFGVSSTSPAIMVDYDLSVIIDALLEMIAHDRPKSIRLKVMGGPGYNRLFLEKLLASIIINEAKTYIDLRSPDKEYIIDIRQGKTFIINKIYRGVGGLPYGVEGCLVVLLSGGVDSSLAAWYALKRGTRIIPVFIDLGKYWSEQARKRFYESISLIYEWVPWDKIKFYIVRGAEKIVESANIPARLRCLLCKANMYRIASIIADKEKCLGIVTGEAVGQVASQTLRNLYILSRLSPKPVYRPVAFMDKLEIIEQARKLGFHILSRDVGTCLLKPPHPETSASEKDYYILKKVLQDTMDTAVKLVEQANIKYYPT; encoded by the coding sequence ATGGTTAGATATGGGTCGGTTACAACTAGATTTATGATTTCAAGACTTAGAGATAGCATCGTGAAAGTCTTGAATAGGAATAATTATAGATATGAAAATGTCGATGTTGTCGGGGGATCTAGAGTAATCGTATCAGGTCTTAATAGTTCTGTTGCAGAAGAAGTTGCTGATAAGCTAGCTAAGATATTCGGGGTTAGTAGTACGAGTCCAGCAATTATGGTGGATTATGATTTATCAGTAATAATTGATGCTTTATTGGAGATGATCGCTCACGATAGACCGAAGAGTATAAGATTAAAGGTTATGGGGGGACCCGGATATAATAGGTTGTTTCTCGAAAAACTGCTTGCATCTATTATTATTAATGAGGCTAAAACATATATTGATCTACGATCTCCAGATAAGGAATACATTATTGATATTCGCCAAGGAAAAACGTTTATTATAAACAAGATCTATAGAGGGGTTGGAGGCTTACCATATGGAGTAGAAGGTTGCTTAGTTGTTTTATTATCCGGCGGCGTGGATTCCTCACTAGCAGCATGGTATGCATTGAAGAGGGGGACACGTATAATACCCGTATTCATTGATCTCGGAAAATACTGGTCTGAACAAGCTAGGAAGAGATTCTATGAATCAATCTCTTTAATATATGAATGGGTTCCATGGGACAAAATCAAGTTTTACATAGTTCGTGGAGCAGAGAAAATAGTTGAATCAGCCAATATACCTGCTCGTCTCAGATGCTTATTATGCAAAGCCAACATGTATAGAATAGCTTCTATTATTGCCGACAAAGAAAAATGCTTAGGGATCGTTACCGGTGAAGCCGTTGGCCAAGTGGCTTCACAAACACTGCGGAACCTGTATATATTATCTAGGCTATCACCTAAACCTGTATATAGACCGGTAGCGTTTATGGATAAGCTAGAAATAATAGAGCAAGCACGAAAACTAGGTTTTCATATATTGTCACGGGATGTTGGAACATGCTTACTAAAACCGCCTCATCCAGAAACGAGTGCTAGTGAGAAAGACTATTATATACTTAAAAAAGTTCTTCAAGACACTATGGATACAGCAGTTAAACTAGTGGAGCAGGCAAATATTAAGTATTATCCAACCTAA